From Erigeron canadensis isolate Cc75 chromosome 8, C_canadensis_v1, whole genome shotgun sequence, one genomic window encodes:
- the LOC122610649 gene encoding formin-like protein 21b, whose translation MDIILTKVPMTSPEIVDAILALDERQLSIDLVENIYKCSPTSEEMEKLENYRGDKKLLGKCEQHFLELMKVPRIESKMPVFRFKIGFSNQLAELRKSLNIVNSTCDELRKSVKLKEVMKIILYLGNILNQGTARGAALGFKLDSLLKLTGTRTSGNTMTLMHYLCKVLASDYPTLLDFHKDLVSLQSATKIQLKLLAEDMPYISNGLRKVKLELDASANDGPISKGFHETLKEFTAYAEKEVKTVSELYADAGRNVNGLARYFAESPDRYPFEQVSSTLSEFVRLFKDCDKENRKKAEAARQKAEKEIEMT comes from the exons ATGGATATCATACTTACAAAGGTTCCGATGACTTCGCCTGAGATAGTG GATGCAATTTTAGCTTTGGATGAGAGACAACTATCCATTGATCTAGtagaaaatatttacaaatgcAGTCCTACGAGTGAAGAGATGGAGAAACTTGAG AATTATAGAGGTGACAAGAAACTACTGGGCAAGTGTGAACAG CATTTCCTGGAGCTAATGAAGGTGCCACGCATAGAATCAAAAATGCCGGTTTTCCGGTTCAAAATTGGATTTAGTAATCAG CTTGCAGAGTTGAGGAAGAGCCTAAACATAGTAAACTCCACATGTGACGAG TTACGGAAGTCTGTCAAGTTGAAGGAAGTCATGAAGATAATTTTATATTTGGGGAACATATTAAATCAAGGAACTGCCAGAG GTGCTGCACTTGGTTTCAAGTTGGATAGCCTTTTGAAACTGACTGGGACCCGAACTTCAGGCAACACAATGACTTTAATGCATTATCTCTGCAAG GTCCTTGCCTCCGATTATCCCACCCTTTTAGATTTCCACAAGGATCTTGTTAGCCTACAAAGTGCAACCAag ATACAATTGAAATTACTAGCAGAAGACATGCCATACATTAGCAATGGACTGCGTAAAGTAAAGCTGGAACTAGATGCATCAGCAAACGATGGTCCAATATCTAAAGGTTTTCATGAG ACATTGAAGGAGTTCACTGCCTATGCTGAGAAGGAGGTAAAGACTGTATCAGAATTATATGCGGATGCG GGTAGAAATGTCAATGGCTTGGCCCGATATTTTGCTGAATCCCCAGATCGTTACCCCTTCGAACAAG TTAGTTCAACACTTTCAGAGTTTGTGAGGCTCTTTAAAGATTGCGATAAGGAGAATCGTAAAAAGGCTGAAGCTGCAAGACAGAAAGCCGAGAAAGAGATCGAAATGACCTAG
- the LOC122610650 gene encoding formin-like protein 20, translated as MLFEPEFDVLELEALFSSIYLKKDDSIKAPPSLIALSKRNSFEEIRRRPDTERVQEHDIPELGKPSSLKPLPLSSPSAYRTPPHRGAPPPPPPPGGAPPFPPLPRGVPPPPPPPGAPAPPPPLGGVLRPPPPPRVPGPPGGPPSPPSRQGGGPGRGRGRGGLQVKKSNLKPLHWNKISKALAGSLWTEFQTNNDAQSVPGFDMSEFETLFSAIAPKAAKKEDKKNTSSSKPEVVQLVDLRRASNMEIMLTKITMPVPEIVDAILTLDERKLNIDQVENIYKFCPTREEMEKLERYRGDKKLLGKCEQHLLELMKVPRIESKMLVFLFKTGFSNQLAEFRKSLNIVNSTCDELRTSVKLKEIMKKILYMGNTLNQGTARGAAVGFKLDSLLKLTDTRSSTSKMTLMHYLCKVLASDYPTLLDFHKDLVSLESATKVQLKVLAEDMQCFIVGLRKVKLELDASAEDGPISKGFHEMDRLTFCRTLI; from the exons ATGTTATT TGAGCCAGAATTTGATGTATTAGAACTTGAAGCACTTTTCTCCTCTATATACCTTAAGAAAGATGACTCTATAAAGGCACCACCTTCTTTAATAGCTCTCTCCAAACGGAACTCCTTTGAGGAAATCCGAAGACGTCCAGATACGGAAAG GGTCCAAGAACATGATATTCCAGAACTCGGGAAGCCATCCTCTTTAAAACCTTTGCCTCTTTCATCACCTTCGGCGTATAGAACTCCACCACATCGAGGggcacctccaccaccaccaccacccggaGGAGCACCTCCATTTCCACCTCTACCTAGAGGAGTGCCTCCACCTCCACCCCCACCTGGAGCACCTGCACCTCCTCCGCCACTTGGAGGAGTGCTCAGACCTCCACCACCACCTAGAGTCCCTGGACCGCCAGGTGGCCCTCCATCTCCACCAAGTCGTCAAGGTGGTGGCCCAGGTAGAGGGAGAGGACGAGGAGGACTTCAAGTAAAAAAATCCAATTTAAAGCCATTGCATTGGAACAagataagtaaggcattggcAGGAAGCTTGTGGACGGAATTTCAAACTAATAATGACGCCCAAAG TGTGCCAGGTTTTGATATGTCAGAATTTGAGACACTTTTCTCTGCAATAGCCCCAAAGGCTGCCAAAAAGGAAGATAAGAAAAACACTTCTAGTTCAAAACCTGAAGTTGTCCAATTG GTTGACCTGAGGAGGGCCTCTAACATGGAAATCATGCTTACCAAGATTACGATGCCGGTTCCTGAGATAGTG GATGCAATTTTAACTTTGGATGAGAGAAAACTAAACATTGATCAAgtggaaaatatttacaaattcTGTCCTACGAGAGAAGAGATGGAGAAACTCGAG CGTTATAGAGGAGACAAGAAACTACTGGGCAAGTGTGAACAG CATCTCCTGGAGCTAATGAAGGTGCCACGTATAGAATCAAAAATGTTGGTTTTTCTGTTCAAAACTGGATTTAGCAATCAG CTTGCAGAGTTTAGGAAGAGCCTAAACATAGTAAACTCCACATGTGACGAG TTACGGACGTCTGTTAAGTTGAAGGAAATCATGaagaaaattttatatatggGGAATACATTAAATCAAGGAACTGCCAGAG GTGCTGCAGTCGGCTTCAAGTTGGATAGTCTTTTGAAACTGACTGATACACGATCTTCAACCAGCAAGATGACTTTAATGCATTATCTCTGCAAG GTCCTTGCCTCCGATTATCCCACCCTTTTAGATTTCCACAAGGATCTTGTTAGCCTAGAAAGTGCAACCAAG GTACAATTGAAAGTTCTAGCAGAAGATATGCAATGCTTTATCGTTGGACTGCGTAAAGTCAAGCTGGAACTAGATGCATCCGCGGAAGATGGCCCAATATCTAAAGGTTTTCATGAG ATGGACCGTCTTACTTTTTGTAGAACACTGATTTAA
- the LOC122610651 gene encoding formin-like protein 20 — protein sequence MALFKRFFYRKPPDHLLEISEKVFVFDCCFSSDVLEADTYKTYMSGVITELQDYYPDTSFMVFNMKEGGNNTTQISDIFSNYDMTVTEYPWQYEGCPLLPLVTINKFLETFESWMISSEPKSVLLMHCERGGWPVLAFMLAALLLLRRQYTGEQKTLETVYKQAPRELLHLLSPLNPQPSQLRYLQYIAKRNLGVDWPPEEAPLALDCVILRVLPLIGGKGCRPIIRIYGHDPFSIASSKSCKLLFSTSNTKSHARYYGMNECHLAKIDIHYRVQGDVVLECIHLDDDHVKEEILFRVVFHTAFVRGYVLMLGRDEVDLIWDARDQVPKDFKAEVLFVDADPLPSIINTERVSIDGSESTGSGSGDEFFEVEEIFSNAVDHDDFKVEDTSFFEDDISGFEVEPPSSQDHPSYGRNQIHHHEADPSLQLVEDVDLKPTIVKDVDTKASIFKDVDLKSTVVLTSDSYEVDRSDVNLDGLVEEVEVKKDTEENQRVKEVQTTSIVSQKSLGNLKKESPKHVRQVKSDVIPWWVPSNKGFYARRKSAPPVLPPSTESKLGEKKVFEGKRRSRKQASCPPSLDVQRVKKPYDGSLDLPKSVKNMQIKPVIAPSPLLPSPGSPQQAPSLDAQVKKPCDGSLELPKSEKSMEVKSAEVPSPPVCEATATPLPPPVQDAQPSPSPSPPLPVNEAPAPLNVSTPTKPGASAPPPTPPINTIAAVAPLPPQPPPITEAIAPPPPPPPPPPPSGAHVSGPPPPPLPPPGTPAPLPPAAPAPPPPPGVPAPPPAPPPPPGAPAPPPPPAAPAPAPPPPPGAPAPPPPPGAPALPRPPGVPGPPPPPGGAPGPPPPPGAPGPPGGPPPPPGRLGGGPGRGRGRGGLQVKKSNLKPLHWNKVSRALAGSLWAELQNNGTQRYVPDFDMSEIETLFSAIAPKKVAPKDAEKKKASSSKPEVVHLIDLRRANNTEIMLTKVKMPLPEITEAILAMDEERLDVDQVENILKFCPTKEEMEQLKNYTGDKELLGKCEQYFLELMTVPRMEAKLNVFLFKIQFNTQLAEFKKNLDIVNSACDEVRKSNKLKEIMKRILYLGNTLNQGTARGAAVGFKLDSLLKLTDTRSTTSRMTLMHYLCKVLATKAPALLDFHEDLVSLEAATKVQLKALAEEMQAIILGLKKVKQELDASANDGPISEGFHKELKEFIGNAEAEVNSVTNFYAVVGRNADALALYFGEDPARCPFEQATLTLLNFVRLFRKSDEENRKNAEAEKKKEEAEKAKKAGEK from the exons ATGGCGCTGTTCAAACGTTTCTTTTATCGTAAACCGCCGGATCACCTTCTTGAGATTTCTGAGAAGGTTTTCG TCTTTGATTGCTGCTTCTCGTCGGATGTACTGGAAGCAGATACGTACAAAACCTATATGAGTGGCGTTATCACTGAACTCCAGGACTACTATCCAGATACTTCTTTCATGGTTTTCAACATGAAAGAAGGTGGTAACAACACTACCCAAATTTCTGATATATTCTCTAATTATGATATGACAGTCACGGAGTACCCTTGGCAGTATGAAGGATGTCCATTGTTACCATTAGTAACGATCAATAAGTTTTTAGAAACTTTCGAAAGTTGGATGATATCTTCTGAACCAAAAAGTGTGCTTTTAATGCACTGTGAAAGAGGAGGGTGGCCCGTGCTCGCTTTTATGCTTGCTGCACTTCTTTTGTTAAGGAGGCAGTATACTGGTGAGCAAAAGACTCTTGAAACGGTGTATAAACAAGCTCCTCGTGAGCTTCTTCATCTTTTGTCACCACTAAATCCTCAGCCATCGCAGCTAAGGTATCTTCAGTACATCGCCAAAAGAAATTTAGGTGTTGATTGGCCACCTGAAGAGGCACCTCTAGCTTTAGATTGTGTCATACTTCGAGTCCTTCCGTTGATTGGTGGTAAGGGTTGCCGACCCATTATCCGCATATATGGTCATGATCCGTTCTCAATTGCATCAAGTAAAAGCTGTAAGCTTTTATTTTCAACCTCAAATACCAAGAGTCATGCTCGCTATTATGGAATG AATGAATGCCACCTAGCAAAAATAGATATCCACTACCGTGTTCAAGGGGATGTGGTTCTTGAATGCATACATTTGGATGATGATCATGTAAAGGAGGAGATTCTGTTCAGAGTAGTGTTCCATACAGCATTTGTCCGAGGCTATGTATTGATGTTGGGCCGTGATGAAGTTGATTTAATTTGGGATGCTCGGGATCAGGTGCCCAAGGACTTCAAGGCAGAG GTACTTTTTGTGGATGCTGATCCTCTACCATCTATTATCAACACAGAACGAGTATCTATTGATGGGAGTGAATCAACTGGAAGTGGTTCAGGGGATGAGTTCTTTGAGGTAGAAGAAATATTTAGCAATGCGGTTGACCATGATGATTTTAAAGTagaagatacaagtttttttgAAGATGATATATCTGGATTTGAAGTAGAACCACCTTCATCTCAAGATCATCCATCATATGGCAGAAATCAAATCCACCATCATGAGGCTGACCCGAGTCTTCAATTGGTTGAAGATGTTGATTTGAAGCCTACAATTGTAAAAGACGTTGATACGAAGGCTTCAATATTCAAAGATGTTGATTTGAAGTCAACTGTGGTACTTACGAGTGACTCATATGAGGTGGATAGGTCAGACGTGAACCTGGATGGTTTAGTAGAGGAAGTAGAAGTTAAAAAAGATACAGAAGAGAATCAAAGGGTGAAGGAGGTGCAGACTACTAGTATTGTTAGTCAGAAAAGTTTGGGGAACTTAAAAAAAGAAAGCCCGAAACATGTAAGACAGGTGAAATCAGATGTTATACCATGGTGGGTTCCTTCTAATAAAGGGTTCTATGCAAGACGTAAAAGTGCACCACCTGTGTTACCACCATCAACGGAGTCTAAATTAGGGGAGAAAAAGGTTTTTGAAGGAAAAAGGAGATCCAGGAAACAAGCTTCCTGTCCGCCATCTTTGGATGTGCAACGAGTGAAGAAACCTTATGATGGATCACTTGATTTGCCAAAATCTGTAAAGAACATGCAAATCAAACCTGTGATTGCCCCATCACCACTACTACCATCACCTGGTTCACCTCAACAAGCACCATCTCTGGATGCACAAGTAAAGAAACCTTGTGATGGCTCACTTGAACTGCCAAAATCTGAAAAGAGCATGGAAGTTAAATCAGCGGAGGTCCCATCACCTCCTGTATGTGAAGCTACAGCTACACCGCTACCACCTCCTGTACAAGATGCCCAACCCTCACCTTCGCCATCACCACCACTTCCGGTGAATGAAGCCCCTGCTCCACTTAATGTATCCACACCTACTAAGCCTGGTGCTTCAGCTCCTCCGCCTACTCCTCCAATAAACACGATAGCAGCAGTCGCTCCACTACCACCACAGCCGCCACCCATTACTGAAGCAATTGCTCCAcctcctccacctccacctcctccACCTCCTTCAGGTGCTCATGTATCTGGGCCTCCACCACCTCCTCTACCACCACCTGGAACACCTGCACCACTACCACCTGCAGCACCTGCACCTCCACCGCCACCTGGAGTACCTGCACCTCCACCGGCACCTCCACCGCCACCTGGAGCACCTGCACCTCCACCGCCACCTGCAGCACCTGCACCTGCACCTCCACCGCCACCTGGAGCACCtgcacctccaccaccacctggAGCACCTGCACTTCCTCGACCACCCGGAGTGCCTGGACCTCCTCCACCACCTGGAGGAGCACCTGGACCTCCTCCACCACCTGGAGCCCCTGGACCGCCAGGTGGCCCTCCACCTCCACCAGGTCGTCTAGGTGGTGGCCCAGGTAGAGGGAGAGGACGAGGAGGACTTCAAGTAAAAAAATCCAATCTAAAGCCATTGCATTGGAACAAGGTAAGTAGGGCATTGGCAGGAAGTTTGTGGGCCGAATTGCAGAATAATGGCACCCAAAGGTA CGTGCCAGACTTTGATATGTCAGAAATTGAGACACTTTTCTCTGCAATAGCTCCAAAGAAAGTTGCTCCCAAAGATGCGGAGAAGAAAAAAGCTTCTAGTTCAAAACCTGAAGTAGTCCACTTG ATTGATCTGAGGAGGGCCAATAACACGGAAATCATGCTGACAAAGGTTAAAATGCCGCTTCCTGAAATCACA GAGGCAATTCTTGCTATGGATGAAGAACGATTAGATGTTGATCAAGTAGAAAATATTCTTAAATTCTGTCCCACGAAAGAAGAGATGGAGCAACTCAAG AATTATACAGGTGACAAGGAACTACTGGGCAAGTGTGAACAG TATTTCCTGGAGCTAATGACGGTGCCCCGTATGGAGGcaaaattaaatgtttttttgttcaaaattcaATTTAACACTCAG CTTGCAGAATTTAAGAAGAATCTAGACATTGTAAACTCTGCATGTGACGAG gTCCGGAAGTCTAACAAGTTGAAGGAAATCATGAAGAGAATTTTATATTTAGGGAATACGTTAAATCAAGGAACTGCTAGAG GTGCTGCAGTTGGTTTCAAGTTGGATAGCCTTTTGAAACTGACTGATACACGATCCACAACCAGCAGAATGACTCTAATGCATTATCTCTGCAAG GTTCTTGCCACCAAGGCACCAGCCCTTCTAGATTTCCATGAGGATCTTGTTAGCCTTGAAGCTGCAACCAag GTACAATTGAAAGCCTTAGCAGAAGAAATGCAGGCCATTATCCTTGGTTTGAAAAAAGTCAAGCAGGAACTAGATGCATCCGCAAATGATGGCCCAATATCTGAAGGTTTTCACAAG GAATTGAAAGAGTTCATTGGCAATGCTGAGGCGGAAGTGAACAGTGTAACAAATTTTTATGCCGTTGTG GGTAGAAATGCTGATGCTTTGGCCTTATATTTTGGTGAAGACCCTGCTCGTTGCCCTTTTGAACAAG CTACTCTAACCCTATTGAACTTTGTGAGACTCTTCCGAAAATCCGATGAGGAGAACCGTAAAAATGCTGAAgcagaaaaaaagaaagaggagGCGGAGAAAGCAAAAAAAGCTGGTGAAAAGTAA